A stretch of Pantanalinema sp. DNA encodes these proteins:
- a CDS encoding NAD(P)-dependent oxidoreductase: MTEHVFITGISGCVGHYLFDALAGDPRYHLHLLVRDVSRLRFDYQDRPNVSIVAGDLMDIERHAELLGRMDHIIHVAAAWGEAVSYEVNHRIPFRMFELADPGRIKRLVYFATASVLDQDNRLLAPAEEHGTDYIRSKYQACAQLDAHPLGDRIVAVFPTLIFGGGARQPLSHLSSGLSDVGRWLSIARFLTLEGTLHFIHARDIARIVAHVLSHEVPERWLVLGNPELSVDQMIDQLCAAFGRRRPRLLRLDLTPMLGLIERLVGSGFNTWDRYSLKHRHFRYRTVNAETFGLPSDLSTLGAVVREQLAASR; this comes from the coding sequence ATGACCGAACACGTCTTCATCACCGGGATCAGCGGCTGCGTCGGCCACTACCTCTTCGACGCCCTCGCCGGCGACCCCCGCTACCACCTCCACCTCCTGGTCCGCGACGTCTCGCGCCTGCGCTTCGACTACCAGGACCGGCCCAACGTCTCGATCGTCGCGGGGGACCTGATGGACATCGAGCGGCACGCCGAGCTGCTCGGGCGGATGGACCACATCATCCACGTGGCGGCCGCCTGGGGCGAGGCGGTGAGCTACGAGGTCAACCACCGCATCCCCTTTCGCATGTTCGAGCTGGCGGATCCCGGGCGGATCAAGCGTCTCGTCTACTTCGCGACCGCGAGCGTGCTGGACCAGGACAACCGCCTGCTGGCTCCCGCCGAGGAGCACGGCACCGACTACATCCGCAGCAAGTACCAGGCCTGCGCGCAGCTGGACGCCCACCCCCTGGGCGACCGGATCGTGGCCGTCTTCCCGACCCTCATCTTCGGAGGCGGGGCGCGCCAGCCCCTCTCGCACCTCTCCTCGGGCCTCTCCGACGTGGGGCGCTGGCTCTCGATCGCGCGCTTCTTGACCCTCGAGGGCACCCTGCACTTCATCCACGCCCGCGACATCGCCCGGATCGTCGCGCACGTCCTCTCGCACGAGGTCCCCGAGCGCTGGCTGGTGCTCGGCAACCCCGAGCTGAGCGTCGACCAGATGATCGACCAGCTGTGCGCGGCCTTCGGCCGCCGGCGTCCGCGCCTCTTGCGGCTCGATCTCACCCCCATGCTCGGCCTGATCGAGCGCCTGGTGGGCTCGGGCTTCAACACCTGGGACCGCTACAGCCTCAAGCACCGCCACTTCCGCTACCGGACGGTCAACGCCGAGACCTTCGGCCTGCCGAGCGACCTCTCCACTCTTGGCGCGGTGGTGCGCGAGCAGCTCGCGGCCTCGCGATGA
- the coaE gene encoding dephospho-CoA kinase (Dephospho-CoA kinase (CoaE) performs the final step in coenzyme A biosynthesis.), which produces MKVIGLTGGIASGKTTVANLLAEHGGAVIDADVVAREVVEPGTPGLAAIARAFGPEVIDPAGRLDRAALGKRVFADEAERERLNSIVHPAVKEAMTRALADLARRVPPPPFAVLVIPLLFETGMQAMADTVWTLSVPPELQRERLLSRDALSPQEADARIASQWPLSRKLELSDRVIDNTGLPEALDAQVAAALRLEGLE; this is translated from the coding sequence ATGAAGGTCATCGGCCTGACCGGGGGGATCGCCTCCGGCAAGACGACGGTCGCGAACCTTCTGGCCGAGCACGGCGGGGCGGTGATCGACGCGGACGTGGTCGCGCGCGAGGTGGTCGAGCCGGGGACCCCCGGCCTGGCTGCGATCGCCAGGGCCTTCGGCCCCGAGGTGATCGACCCGGCCGGCCGCCTGGACCGCGCGGCGCTGGGCAAGCGCGTCTTCGCCGACGAGGCCGAGCGCGAGCGGCTCAACTCCATCGTCCACCCCGCGGTCAAGGAAGCCATGACCCGGGCCCTCGCGGATCTTGCGCGGCGCGTCCCGCCCCCCCCCTTCGCGGTCCTGGTGATCCCTTTGCTCTTCGAGACCGGGATGCAGGCCATGGCCGACACCGTCTGGACCCTGAGCGTGCCTCCCGAGCTCCAGCGCGAGCGCCTGCTTTCGCGCGACGCGCTGAGCCCGCAGGAGGCCGATGCCCGCATCGCATCCCAGTGGCCGCTCTCGCGCAAGCTCGAACTGAGCGATCGGGTCATCGACAACACCGGCCTCCCGGAGGCGCTCGATGCCCAGGTCGCCGCGGCCCTGCGCCTCGAGGGGCTCGAGTAG
- a CDS encoding lytic transglycosylase domain-containing protein, with protein sequence MTRRAHVRPRARLRRFVLALAALALLLALARPAGVAAARLFFPFPYREAIEREAERYSLDPLLVVAVMRVESGFAPRARSRVGARGLMQLMPSTAAWAARKVSMRDFSAEGLEDPDTNIRLGCWYLSYLRRQFPGDLHAMLAAYNGGEGNVARWKRQPEALEAAYPETRAYVRRSIRAYRIYRLLYRDWAS encoded by the coding sequence ATGACCCGACGCGCTCACGTTCGACCCCGCGCGCGCCTTCGCCGGTTCGTCCTCGCCCTCGCCGCCCTCGCGCTCCTGCTCGCCTTGGCGCGCCCGGCGGGGGTCGCGGCCGCGCGCCTGTTCTTCCCCTTCCCCTACCGGGAGGCCATCGAGCGCGAGGCCGAGCGGTACTCGCTCGATCCGCTCCTGGTGGTGGCCGTGATGCGCGTCGAGAGCGGCTTTGCGCCTCGGGCGCGCTCGCGGGTGGGGGCCCGGGGCCTCATGCAGCTGATGCCGTCGACCGCCGCGTGGGCCGCCCGCAAGGTATCCATGCGCGACTTCTCCGCCGAGGGGCTGGAGGACCCGGACACCAACATCCGGCTGGGCTGCTGGTACCTGAGCTACCTGCGCCGCCAGTTCCCGGGCGACCTGCACGCGATGCTCGCCGCCTACAACGGGGGCGAGGGCAACGTCGCGCGCTGGAAGCGCCAGCCCGAGGCCCTGGAGGCGGCCTACCCCGAGACGCGCGCCTACGTCAGGCGCAGCATCCGGGCCTACCGGATCTATCGCCTCCTGTACCGGGACTGGGCCTCCTGA
- a CDS encoding DUF721 domain-containing protein yields MQKLQRFLAKSLKEWKAEDAVAAGRVFALWPTIVGEAIAARTRPRFLRGGVLFVEAASSAWANELTMLKPRILKALDTHLGGGLIRDVRYQVAPTWQERKGYEAPVHEPEPVLAREPLTPEAQKEIAEQVAAKVPDPALAEATGELLSAVARRRVAKQKAGYLPCPSCGALVPPGSGACPICRLTGSGR; encoded by the coding sequence ATGCAGAAGCTGCAGCGCTTTCTGGCCAAGAGCCTCAAGGAGTGGAAGGCCGAGGACGCCGTCGCGGCGGGCCGCGTCTTCGCCCTGTGGCCGACGATCGTGGGCGAGGCGATCGCCGCGCGCACCCGGCCTCGCTTCCTGCGCGGCGGGGTGCTCTTCGTCGAGGCGGCCTCCTCGGCGTGGGCCAACGAGCTGACCATGCTCAAGCCCCGCATCCTCAAGGCGCTCGACACCCATCTGGGCGGGGGCCTCATCCGCGACGTGCGCTACCAGGTGGCCCCCACCTGGCAAGAGCGCAAGGGCTACGAGGCCCCGGTCCACGAGCCGGAGCCGGTCCTTGCGCGCGAGCCCCTCACCCCCGAGGCGCAGAAGGAGATCGCCGAGCAGGTGGCCGCCAAGGTGCCGGATCCGGCCCTGGCCGAGGCGACCGGCGAGCTGCTCTCGGCCGTCGCCCGGCGCCGGGTGGCCAAGCAGAAGGCGGGGTATCTGCCCTGCCCCTCGTGCGGAGCCCTGGTGCCGCCTGGGAGCGGCGCCTGCCCGATCTGTCGCCTGACGGGCAGCGGGCGCTGA
- a CDS encoding FHIPEP family type III secretion protein, which translates to MPNHPLLRTFAKLFPWLTPAARDGVAPERGYDDPIRDPEAVLLGLNAPPIRVEVGSELIGLVDSSSGGNLMDGIVMLRVKLAEDLGWVIPGVQFRDNPGLTPLGYRLFVWGQAVAEGIVMPGMMGVDPESLSPEQAKSARVGERPATGQLVAWIPQTLEQAAQQGVSADEMLIEHLEGVLRKNLYRLVTPDSLSFALDRRLRLYGRELADELLSRFVTRGEFMLCLRELLKAGRSVRDLPLIVEALYTSCHERCTRGSTPSDAMFGMALQVPQFTPYDLAQSVCRQLGWPPLDERLLRSH; encoded by the coding sequence ATGCCGAACCATCCCTTGCTCCGTACCTTCGCCAAGCTCTTTCCCTGGCTCACGCCCGCCGCGCGCGACGGCGTCGCCCCCGAGCGGGGGTACGACGACCCGATCCGCGATCCCGAGGCGGTGCTCCTGGGCCTCAACGCCCCCCCCATCAGGGTGGAGGTCGGATCCGAGCTGATCGGCCTGGTCGACTCGAGCTCCGGCGGCAACCTGATGGACGGCATCGTCATGCTGCGGGTCAAGCTCGCCGAGGACCTTGGCTGGGTCATCCCCGGGGTCCAGTTCCGCGACAACCCCGGCCTGACGCCCCTCGGCTACCGCCTCTTCGTCTGGGGCCAGGCCGTCGCCGAGGGCATCGTCATGCCCGGCATGATGGGGGTGGACCCCGAGTCGCTCTCGCCCGAGCAGGCCAAGAGCGCCCGCGTCGGCGAGCGCCCCGCCACCGGCCAGCTGGTCGCCTGGATCCCCCAGACCCTCGAGCAGGCCGCCCAGCAGGGGGTCTCGGCCGACGAGATGCTCATCGAGCACCTGGAGGGGGTCCTGCGCAAGAACCTCTATCGGCTGGTGACCCCGGACAGCCTGAGCTTCGCCCTCGATCGGCGCTTGCGCCTCTACGGCCGCGAGCTGGCCGACGAGCTCCTCAGCCGCTTCGTCACCCGCGGCGAGTTCATGCTCTGCCTGCGCGAGCTGCTCAAGGCCGGGCGCTCGGTCCGCGACCTGCCCTTGATCGTCGAGGCCCTCTACACCTCGTGCCACGAGCGCTGCACCCGCGGCTCGACGCCCTCGGACGCCATGTTCGGCATGGCCCTGCAGGTGCCGCAGTTCACCCCCTACGACCTGGCCCAGTCGGTGTGCCGCCAGCTCGGCTGGCCTCCCTTGGACGAGCGCCTGCTGCGCTCCCACTAG
- a CDS encoding trypsin-like peptidase domain-containing protein, which yields MQRKIFGYLVMLTIGAAAGGAMASCRHGEAPAPAASGSKTASSERAPSGGLPVGTERIADLVERAAPAVVNIDTLTRQRVSSGDPFEDYFFGPQETLQKGVGSGFIVDPGGIVVTNHHVVRNATRLSVTLNDGRKLSGRIVGRDPATDIAVIKIEGKDLPTLALGDSHALRVGEWVVAIGSPLGLSKTVTAGIVSALNRDVSISERVSFIQTDAAINPGNSGGPLIDMNGRVIGVNTAIAAQAQGIGFAIPADTARAIVEQLATKGRVERAWIGVSISELTPERAAQLERAAEPGVLVQRVVPRGPAERSGLRAGDVLVSVDGLKLEKPGDLIRHLAGKKVGETVSLMVSRGGQRRTLSIRLGALPEEAERPAGE from the coding sequence GTGCAACGCAAGATCTTCGGCTACCTGGTGATGCTGACCATCGGCGCGGCCGCGGGCGGCGCCATGGCCTCTTGCCGCCACGGCGAGGCCCCCGCGCCCGCGGCCTCGGGCTCGAAGACCGCCTCGAGCGAGCGGGCGCCCTCGGGCGGCTTGCCGGTCGGCACCGAGCGGATCGCGGATCTCGTCGAGCGCGCGGCCCCCGCGGTCGTCAACATCGACACCCTCACCCGGCAGCGCGTGAGCAGCGGCGACCCGTTCGAGGACTACTTCTTCGGCCCCCAGGAGACCCTCCAGAAGGGCGTCGGCTCGGGCTTCATCGTCGATCCCGGCGGGATCGTCGTCACCAACCACCACGTGGTGCGCAACGCCACCCGCCTGAGCGTGACCCTCAACGACGGGCGCAAGCTGAGCGGCCGCATCGTCGGGCGGGACCCGGCGACCGACATCGCCGTAATCAAGATCGAGGGCAAGGACCTGCCGACGCTCGCGCTCGGCGACAGCCACGCGCTGCGCGTCGGCGAGTGGGTGGTCGCGATCGGCAGCCCCCTGGGCCTCTCCAAGACCGTCACCGCCGGGATCGTCAGCGCCCTCAACCGCGACGTCTCGATCAGCGAGCGGGTGAGCTTCATCCAGACCGACGCCGCCATCAACCCCGGCAACTCGGGAGGCCCCCTGATCGACATGAACGGCCGGGTGATCGGGGTCAACACGGCGATCGCCGCCCAGGCCCAGGGCATCGGCTTCGCCATCCCGGCCGACACCGCCCGCGCGATCGTCGAGCAGCTCGCCACCAAGGGCAGGGTCGAGCGCGCCTGGATCGGCGTGAGCATCTCCGAATTGACCCCCGAGCGCGCCGCCCAGCTGGAGCGCGCGGCCGAGCCGGGCGTCCTGGTGCAGCGGGTGGTCCCCCGCGGCCCCGCCGAGCGCTCGGGCCTTCGCGCGGGGGACGTGCTGGTCTCGGTGGACGGCCTCAAGCTCGAGAAGCCCGGCGACCTGATCCGCCACCTCGCCGGCAAGAAGGTGGGCGAGACGGTCTCGCTCATGGTGAGCCGGGGCGGCCAGCGCAGGACCCTCTCGATCCGGCTGGGCGCCCTGCCCGAGGAGGCCGAGCGCCCCGCCGGGGAGTAG
- a CDS encoding tetratricopeptide repeat protein, which translates to MNAQAEMGIKAFKEGRIAEAIVFLEFATKFNPDNHQVWLMLARAYQKDGQAFKAAETYKLVLDSTQDHQLTGYAREGLGSIEDPRALAAARVEAVALNCPECGVAIPPSRQDRPWCACGWNNKAQASVSSRIFISDVQGYCRRRSVKVSVMFRGDVIVIAASEVRIQGIGTRTYPVNPRLLFPASSGMLCVDQRDLGPIMAKMSDEALFRERGTADDITMGKLYTWSQFMARLSEFRGYDVSSRAPDTSLAGLLASYNALDPELISDALALREAPETLGQTILRLGISNFEAMVTAVVGDFRIAQPGARAFHERLGALLVAKGSVSPAQLQEAIALQPQLRKPLGEILAGHLKACSAADIQGALKAQRPLSVMLPEADMLGELLVARKKLTRTDMLQALADEQTKRRVPLGEVLINMGLITHQDLQAVLAWQTQKKRLTQMGVLRLGEVLVEQKVLSEASLAEALRHQVLDSQPLGRLLVSRGLCTPEQVLAALDAQIVRRNQLAGAEGTEEEAQAPSARRLTTPLRVQTGRLAAPVPAARKPARRSGPGPRAVWLAVAVAACLVVGGVAFALFTKPGTPPSAEQAHSRRK; encoded by the coding sequence GTGAACGCTCAGGCGGAGATGGGCATCAAGGCGTTCAAGGAAGGGCGGATCGCCGAGGCGATCGTCTTCCTGGAGTTCGCCACCAAGTTCAACCCGGACAACCACCAGGTGTGGTTGATGCTGGCGCGCGCCTACCAGAAGGACGGCCAGGCCTTCAAGGCTGCCGAGACCTACAAGCTCGTCCTCGACAGCACCCAGGACCACCAGCTGACGGGCTATGCCCGCGAGGGCCTCGGCTCGATCGAGGACCCGCGCGCGCTGGCGGCCGCGAGGGTCGAGGCGGTGGCCCTGAACTGCCCCGAGTGCGGGGTGGCCATCCCCCCGAGCCGGCAGGATCGGCCCTGGTGCGCCTGCGGCTGGAACAACAAGGCCCAGGCGAGCGTTTCCAGCCGGATCTTCATCAGCGACGTGCAGGGATACTGCCGGCGGCGCTCGGTCAAGGTCAGCGTCATGTTCCGCGGCGACGTGATCGTGATCGCCGCCAGCGAGGTCCGCATCCAGGGCATCGGGACCCGCACCTACCCGGTCAACCCGCGCCTGCTCTTTCCCGCCTCGAGCGGGATGCTGTGCGTCGACCAGCGCGACCTGGGGCCCATCATGGCCAAGATGAGCGACGAGGCCCTCTTCCGCGAGCGCGGCACCGCCGACGACATCACCATGGGCAAGCTCTACACCTGGAGCCAGTTCATGGCGCGGCTCTCGGAGTTCAGGGGCTACGACGTGAGCTCGCGCGCCCCCGACACCAGCCTCGCGGGGCTGCTGGCCTCCTACAACGCCCTCGATCCGGAGCTCATCAGCGACGCCCTCGCCCTGCGCGAGGCGCCGGAGACCCTTGGCCAGACCATCCTTCGCCTCGGCATCTCCAACTTCGAGGCGATGGTGACGGCCGTGGTCGGCGACTTCCGCATCGCCCAGCCCGGCGCGCGCGCCTTTCACGAGCGCCTCGGAGCCCTCCTGGTCGCCAAGGGCAGCGTCTCGCCTGCCCAGCTCCAGGAGGCCATCGCCCTTCAGCCGCAGCTGCGCAAGCCCCTCGGCGAGATCCTGGCGGGCCACCTCAAGGCCTGCTCGGCCGCCGATATCCAGGGGGCGCTCAAGGCCCAGCGCCCCCTCAGCGTCATGCTGCCCGAGGCGGACATGCTCGGCGAGCTCCTGGTGGCGCGCAAGAAGCTGACCCGCACCGACATGCTCCAGGCGCTCGCCGACGAGCAGACCAAGCGACGGGTGCCGCTGGGCGAGGTGCTGATCAACATGGGCCTCATCACCCACCAGGACCTCCAGGCGGTGCTCGCCTGGCAAACCCAGAAGAAGCGCCTGACCCAGATGGGGGTGCTCCGGCTGGGGGAGGTCCTCGTCGAGCAGAAGGTCCTGAGCGAGGCCTCGCTCGCCGAGGCGCTGCGCCACCAGGTCCTCGACTCGCAGCCGCTCGGGCGCCTCCTGGTCTCGCGCGGCCTCTGCACCCCGGAGCAGGTGCTCGCGGCCCTCGACGCCCAGATCGTGCGCCGCAACCAGCTGGCGGGCGCCGAGGGAACCGAGGAGGAGGCGCAGGCCCCCTCCGCGCGCCGCCTCACCACCCCGCTCAGGGTGCAGACCGGCAGGCTCGCCGCCCCGGTCCCCGCCGCTCGCAAGCCCGCCAGGCGCTCCGGGCCGGGCCCTCGCGCGGTCTGGCTGGCGGTGGCGGTCGCCGCCTGCCTGGTCGTGGGGGGGGTGGCCTTCGCCCTTTTCACGAAGCCGGGGACCCCGCCGAGCGCCGAGCAGGCCCACTCCCGGCGCAAGTAG
- a CDS encoding HU family DNA-binding protein, protein MNKEELIKQISVKAKVSQKEAGECLNATIEAISSALSKGDKITLVGFGTFQVRERAAREGRNPRTGAVLKIPAKKSPVWTAGKTLKERVEGGKKTKAAAGKKK, encoded by the coding sequence ATGAACAAAGAAGAACTCATCAAGCAGATCAGCGTCAAGGCCAAGGTCTCCCAGAAGGAAGCCGGCGAGTGCCTGAACGCCACCATCGAAGCCATCAGCTCGGCGCTGTCGAAGGGCGACAAGATCACCCTCGTCGGCTTCGGCACCTTCCAGGTGCGCGAGCGCGCCGCCCGCGAGGGCCGCAACCCCCGCACCGGCGCCGTCCTCAAGATCCCCGCCAAGAAGAGCCCCGTCTGGACCGCCGGCAAGACCCTCAAGGAGCGCGTCGAAGGCGGCAAGAAGACCAAGGCCGCTGCCGGCAAGAAGAAGTAA
- the trpD gene encoding anthranilate phosphoribosyltransferase — MLQEATRALVAGRSLERAEARGAMEAILAPAPPVQVASFLTALTMKGETPDEIAGLAEAMRGQAVQVPGSWGDLLDTCGTGGDRAGTFNISTTAAFIAAACGLKVAKHGGRSASSKCGSADVLEALGIDVELSPEAAASCLETHGITFLFAPRYHPAMKHVAPVRRELGFPTAFNLLGPLCNPLRPTHQVLGVFRHAHVPLMARALRELGTRRALVVHGRGGLDELSLEGPSEVAELKADGTIRTFQLDPSDAGLAPAPLSALAGGDAPTNANLIRAVLSGEDRGPCRDVVLWNAAAALWLGGAADDMRAGVALAAETVDSGAAIAKLEAFGRATRPS, encoded by the coding sequence ATGCTGCAGGAGGCCACCCGCGCCCTGGTCGCCGGCCGCTCGCTCGAGCGCGCCGAGGCCCGCGGCGCCATGGAGGCGATCCTCGCCCCCGCCCCCCCCGTCCAGGTCGCGAGCTTCCTCACCGCCCTGACCATGAAGGGCGAGACCCCCGACGAGATCGCGGGCCTCGCCGAGGCCATGCGCGGCCAGGCCGTTCAGGTGCCGGGAAGCTGGGGCGACCTGCTCGACACCTGCGGCACCGGGGGCGATCGCGCGGGCACCTTCAACATCTCGACCACCGCCGCCTTCATCGCCGCCGCCTGCGGCCTCAAGGTCGCCAAGCACGGCGGCCGCTCGGCCTCGAGCAAGTGCGGCAGCGCCGACGTGCTGGAGGCCCTCGGCATCGACGTCGAGCTCTCCCCCGAGGCGGCCGCCAGCTGCCTCGAGACCCACGGCATCACCTTCCTCTTCGCGCCGCGCTACCACCCGGCCATGAAGCACGTGGCCCCGGTGCGGCGCGAGCTGGGCTTCCCCACCGCCTTCAACCTGCTCGGCCCCCTCTGCAACCCGCTGCGCCCCACCCACCAGGTGCTCGGGGTGTTCCGCCACGCGCACGTCCCCCTGATGGCCCGCGCCCTGCGCGAGCTGGGCACCCGCCGGGCGCTGGTCGTCCACGGCCGCGGCGGCCTCGACGAGCTCTCGCTCGAGGGTCCCTCCGAGGTGGCCGAGCTCAAGGCCGACGGCACCATCCGCACCTTCCAGCTGGATCCGTCCGACGCGGGCCTCGCCCCGGCCCCGCTCTCGGCGCTCGCGGGCGGCGACGCCCCGACCAACGCGAACCTCATCCGCGCGGTGCTCTCGGGCGAGGACCGGGGCCCCTGCCGCGACGTGGTGCTCTGGAACGCCGCGGCCGCCCTCTGGCTCGGCGGGGCCGCCGACGACATGCGCGCGGGGGTGGCCCTTGCCGCCGAGACGGTCGACTCGGGGGCCGCGATCGCGAAGCTCGAAGCCTTCGGGCGCGCCACCAGGCCATCCTGA
- a CDS encoding sigma-70 family RNA polymerase sigma factor, whose product MEKAFKGATPQQKQKIVADYLPLVKKIARGLARRSTDPVDDLIQVGSIGLLEAIERYETGHNTEFKTYAVHFITGHIRHYLRDRQNLMRGPRVLQELSYRLSQVTAKLTQEFGREPTNHELSSALSVSPEQVDEVKQYDRRVTVLWLDQEGHDGDDDEQRSLLESLSDPRSSSDSRDELDEKLILTEAMSRLPHSQRELLEMRYFQDLTQAELSRRLGISQMEVCRRLKKAEKQLRTVLTPKNA is encoded by the coding sequence ATGGAAAAGGCTTTCAAGGGAGCCACCCCGCAGCAGAAGCAAAAGATCGTCGCCGACTACCTGCCGCTGGTCAAGAAGATCGCGCGCGGTCTGGCCCGCCGCAGCACCGATCCCGTCGACGACCTGATCCAGGTCGGGTCGATCGGCCTCCTGGAGGCCATCGAGCGCTACGAGACCGGCCACAACACCGAGTTCAAGACCTACGCCGTCCACTTCATCACCGGCCACATCCGGCACTACCTGCGCGACCGGCAGAACCTCATGCGCGGTCCGCGCGTGCTGCAGGAGCTGTCCTACCGCCTCTCGCAGGTCACCGCCAAGCTGACGCAGGAGTTCGGCCGCGAGCCGACCAACCACGAGCTCAGCAGCGCCCTCTCCGTCAGCCCCGAGCAGGTCGACGAGGTCAAGCAGTACGACCGCCGCGTGACCGTCCTGTGGCTGGACCAGGAGGGCCACGACGGCGACGACGACGAGCAGCGATCGCTGCTCGAGAGCCTCTCCGACCCCCGCTCCAGCAGCGACAGCCGCGACGAGCTCGACGAGAAGCTGATCCTGACCGAGGCCATGAGCCGCCTGCCCCACTCCCAGCGCGAGCTGCTCGAGATGCGCTACTTCCAGGACCTCACCCAGGCCGAGCTCTCGCGCCGGCTCGGGATCTCGCAGATGGAGGTCTGCCGGCGCCTCAAGAAGGCCGAGAAGCAGCTGCGCACCGTCCTGACCCCCAAGAACGCCTAG
- a CDS encoding ABC transporter permease — MISLLRRLLLALAVWLGVATLTFGLMYLIPADPAQTMAGAQADPETVAAIRTQLGLDDPLGVQYVRYLSHALHGDFGRSYVTGEPVLPTLLARFPATLQLAFGALAVYLLLGVGFGIVGGVRPRSLGDRLGRLVAVGGVSVPTFWLGLVLLYLFAYKAPILPLGGYGSPAHLILPALTLGAGGAAYYARLLRTTLLEAMESDYVRTARAKGLSEGKIVARHAMPNAALPALTLFGLDFAHLLGGAVLTESIFAWPGIGSNAMQAIANLDVPTIMGTVLFSATVIVVFNLAIDLLYGLADPRLRGV, encoded by the coding sequence ATGATCTCCCTGCTTCGCCGCCTGCTCCTGGCCCTCGCCGTCTGGCTCGGGGTCGCCACCCTGACCTTCGGGCTCATGTACCTGATCCCCGCCGACCCCGCCCAGACCATGGCGGGCGCTCAGGCCGATCCCGAGACGGTGGCCGCGATCCGCACCCAGCTGGGCCTGGACGATCCGCTCGGCGTCCAGTACGTGCGCTACCTCTCGCACGCCCTTCACGGGGACTTCGGCCGCTCCTACGTCACGGGCGAGCCGGTGCTGCCGACCCTCCTCGCGCGCTTCCCCGCCACCCTCCAGCTCGCCTTCGGGGCGCTTGCGGTCTACCTGCTCTTGGGCGTCGGCTTCGGGATCGTGGGCGGCGTCCGGCCGCGATCGCTGGGGGATCGCCTGGGCCGGCTGGTGGCCGTGGGCGGCGTGTCGGTGCCCACCTTCTGGCTGGGGCTCGTGCTGCTTTACCTCTTCGCCTACAAGGCCCCCATCCTGCCGCTCGGTGGCTACGGCAGCCCCGCTCACCTGATCCTTCCCGCCCTCACCCTGGGGGCGGGCGGAGCGGCCTACTACGCGCGCCTGCTGCGCACCACCCTCCTTGAGGCCATGGAGAGCGACTACGTCCGCACCGCCAGGGCCAAGGGCCTCAGCGAGGGGAAGATCGTCGCCCGCCACGCCATGCCCAACGCCGCCTTGCCGGCGCTGACCCTGTTCGGCCTCGACTTCGCCCACCTCTTGGGGGGCGCGGTGCTCACCGAGAGCATCTTCGCCTGGCCCGGCATCGGCAGCAACGCCATGCAGGCGATCGCGAACCTGGACGTGCCCACCATCATGGGGACGGTCCTCTTCTCGGCCACGGTGATCGTCGTCTTCAACCTCGCGATCGATCTGCTCTACGGCCTCGCGGATCCCCGCCTGAGGGGGGTCTGA